The DNA sequence CCTGTGGCCTGCTCGTCGCGACGGCCCGCAACATTCCGCAGGCCAACACCGCCCTGAAGAACGGCGAGTGGAAGCGGAACAAGTACACGGGTGTCGAGCTCAGCGAGAAGACCCTCGGTGTCGTCGGCCTCGGCCGCATCGGCGTCCTGGTCGCCCAGCGCATGTCGGCCTTCGGTATGAAGATCGTCGCGTACGACCCCTACGTGCAGCCCGCGCGCGCCGCCCAGATGGGCGTCAAGATGCTGACGCTGGACGAGCTCCTCGAGGTCGCCGACTTCATCACCGTGCACCTGCCCAAGACCCCCGAGACCCTCGGTCTCATCGGGGACGAGGCCCTGCACAAGGTCAAGCCGTCCGTCCGCATCGTCAACGCCGCCCGCGGCGGGATCGTGGACGAGGCCGCGCTGTACTCGGCGATCAAGGAAGGCCGCGTCGCCGGCGCCGGCCTCGACGTGTACGCGAAGGAGCCCTGCACGGACTCCCCGCTGTTCGAGCTCGACCAGGTCGTCTGCACCCCGCACCTCGGCGCGTCCACGGACGAGGCCCAGGAGAAGGCCGGTGTCTCGGTAGCCAAGTCGGTGCGCCTCGCGCTCGCCGGTGAGCTCGTGCCCGACGCGGTCAACGTCCAGGGCGGCGTCATCGCCGAGGACGTCCGTCCGGGCCTGCCGCTCGCCGAGAAGCTCGGCCGCATCTTCACCGCCCTGGCGGGCGAGGTCGCGGTCCGCCTCGACGTCGAGGTCTGCGGCGAGATCACCCAGCACGACGTCAAGGTGCTCGAACTCTCCGCGCTCAAGGGTGTCTTCGAGGACGTCGTCGACGAGACGGTCTCCTACGTCAACGCCCCGCTCTTCGCGCAGGAGCGCGGGGTCGAGGTCCGCCTGACCACCTCCTCGGAGTCCCCGGACCACCGCAACGTGGTGACCGTCCGCGGCACCCTGTCGGACGGCCAGGAGGTCTCGGTCTCCGGCACGCTCGTGGGTCCGAAGCACCTGCAGAAGATCGTCGGCATCGGTGAGTACGACGTGGACCTGGCGCTCGCCGACCACATGATCGTCCTGCGCTACGCCGACCGCCCGGGCGTGGTCGGCGCCGTCGGCCGCATCCTCGGCGAGGCCGGCCTGAACATCGCGGGCATGCAGGTCGCCCGCGCCGAAGAGGGCGGCGAGGCCCTCGCGGTCCTCACGGTCGACGCGGAGGCCCCGGTGAACGTCCTCGCGGACATCGCCACCGAGATCGGCGCCGTCTCGGCCCGTACGGTCAGCCTCGGCTGACGCTGCGGCAGCAGACCCACGCGAAGGGCCCGGGGGAGACCCCGGGCCCTTTCGTGTGTCCCGCCCCGCTACGCCGCTCAGTGCGCGAGCGCTTCGCCGGCCGGAGCCGGCTCC is a window from the Streptomyces sp. NBC_01244 genome containing:
- the serA gene encoding phosphoglycerate dehydrogenase, whose protein sequence is MSSKPVVLIAEELSPATVEALGPDFEIRHCNGADRAELLPAIVDVDAILVRSATKVDAEAIAAAKKLKVVARAGVGLDNVDVSSATKAGVMVVNAPTSNIVTAAELACGLLVATARNIPQANTALKNGEWKRNKYTGVELSEKTLGVVGLGRIGVLVAQRMSAFGMKIVAYDPYVQPARAAQMGVKMLTLDELLEVADFITVHLPKTPETLGLIGDEALHKVKPSVRIVNAARGGIVDEAALYSAIKEGRVAGAGLDVYAKEPCTDSPLFELDQVVCTPHLGASTDEAQEKAGVSVAKSVRLALAGELVPDAVNVQGGVIAEDVRPGLPLAEKLGRIFTALAGEVAVRLDVEVCGEITQHDVKVLELSALKGVFEDVVDETVSYVNAPLFAQERGVEVRLTTSSESPDHRNVVTVRGTLSDGQEVSVSGTLVGPKHLQKIVGIGEYDVDLALADHMIVLRYADRPGVVGAVGRILGEAGLNIAGMQVARAEEGGEALAVLTVDAEAPVNVLADIATEIGAVSARTVSLG